One Alicyclobacillus acidoterrestris DNA window includes the following coding sequences:
- a CDS encoding IS3 family transposase, producing MGVSRSTYYFQETHEPKPRVYRGGRPIPGYSLARDGRKVSDEQIKEWLMEEVEADGFGYGYVKLMVQLRRHHGVIINKKKVYRLCKELGILKPQRPLHRHYPRKLARNRDITAPNQLWEVDLKYGYIHGEDKFFFILSYIDVFDREIVGYYIGLRCEAKDAVMTLKSALWKRKLLTGGQAMPVIRSDNGPQFISNVFEEACEELKIEHERIPPKTPNMNAHIESFHRLLEDDRLSSCELETYAEAYETVDKYMRWYNNERIHSSVHYLSPAEFHREHVKNGLMTTKPIRV from the coding sequence GTGGGGGTCTCTCGTTCCACATATTACTTTCAAGAGACACATGAGCCCAAACCACGGGTTTATCGCGGCGGAAGACCTATACCAGGTTATTCTTTAGCTAGGGATGGACGTAAAGTCAGTGATGAACAAATCAAAGAGTGGTTAATGGAAGAGGTTGAAGCGGACGGATTCGGCTATGGATACGTCAAATTAATGGTGCAGTTACGGAGACATCATGGGGTGATTATTAACAAGAAGAAGGTCTATCGGCTATGTAAGGAACTAGGCATTCTGAAACCGCAGCGTCCATTGCATCGTCACTATCCTAGGAAATTAGCCCGAAATCGGGACATTACTGCCCCAAACCAACTTTGGGAGGTTGATCTGAAATACGGCTATATTCATGGCGAGGACAAGTTCTTTTTTATCTTGTCGTATATTGATGTGTTTGACCGCGAGATTGTTGGATATTACATCGGGCTACGCTGTGAAGCGAAAGATGCAGTCATGACGCTAAAAAGCGCACTGTGGAAGAGAAAGCTATTGACAGGTGGACAAGCAATGCCAGTGATTCGTTCGGATAACGGTCCACAGTTTATCAGCAATGTATTTGAAGAGGCGTGCGAGGAACTGAAGATTGAACATGAACGGATTCCGCCCAAAACGCCTAACATGAATGCACATATTGAGTCATTCCATCGTCTGTTAGAAGATGACAGATTATCCTCATGTGAATTAGAGACGTATGCAGAGGCATACGAAACGGTGGATAAATACATGAGGTGGTACAACAACGAGCGGATTCATTCAAGCGTTCACTATTTGTCACCCGCAGAATTCCATCGTGAACATGTGAAAAACGGGTTGATGACGACAAAGCCGATCCGCGTTTAA
- the tnpA gene encoding IS66 family insertion sequence element accessory protein TnpA, with protein sequence MSRTELREEWESRLTEFESSGQTATVWCAVHGINIHRFRYWSSKLRGNRRKPSNGEVRWLSVEMESVIKPSSNEALTVQVGQARIEVSEGFNTKLFIQVVQALADAHP encoded by the coding sequence ATGTCAAGAACCGAGCTACGTGAAGAATGGGAGAGTCGCCTCACCGAGTTTGAGTCCAGTGGGCAAACGGCTACAGTCTGGTGTGCGGTGCACGGGATCAATATTCATCGCTTTCGCTACTGGTCCAGCAAGCTTCGAGGGAATCGACGAAAGCCTTCAAATGGAGAGGTTCGTTGGCTTTCAGTGGAGATGGAATCAGTCATTAAACCGAGCAGTAACGAAGCGCTCACTGTTCAGGTTGGTCAAGCCAGGATTGAAGTGTCTGAGGGCTTCAACACCAAACTGTTCATACAGGTCGTTCAGGCTTTGGCAGATGCTCATCCATGA
- the tnpB gene encoding IS66 family insertion sequence element accessory protein TnpB (TnpB, as the term is used for proteins encoded by IS66 family insertion elements, is considered an accessory protein, since TnpC, encoded by a neighboring gene, is a DDE family transposase.), translating into MLIHEANSEQRVYLASGSTDLRKSIDGLAVLVQEVFQLSPFSPSLFVFCNRKRDKLKILEWDTNGFWLHYRRLERGRFQWPDVTNSETVTVSRQQLRWLLDGLSITQRQAHKKVTARTVI; encoded by the coding sequence ATGCTCATCCATGAGGCGAATTCAGAGCAACGGGTGTACTTGGCGAGCGGCAGTACAGATCTTCGTAAGTCTATCGACGGGCTGGCAGTCCTGGTTCAAGAGGTCTTTCAGCTCAGTCCATTTTCGCCTTCCCTCTTCGTTTTCTGCAACCGAAAACGAGACAAGCTTAAAATCCTAGAGTGGGATACGAATGGATTCTGGCTCCATTATCGTCGTTTGGAACGTGGTCGCTTTCAATGGCCGGACGTAACGAACAGCGAAACGGTTACGGTCAGTCGGCAGCAGTTGCGGTGGTTGCTAGACGGACTGTCCATCACCCAACGACAGGCTCATAAAAAGGTAACCGCGCGCACGGTCATCTAG
- a CDS encoding IS256 family transposase encodes MASTDKIALLELIRKIGLEDGDVDFLKEGLRVLTQAVMEAEVSSLIGAERYERSEKRSNSRNGHRDREWDTRVGTIDLQIPKLRKGSYFPSMLEPRRKAEKALLSVVQEAYVHGVSTRKVDELVESMGIQGLSKSEVSRICKELDDVVQDFKNRPLEGMYPYLWIDATFPKVREGGRVQSMAFVIAIGVRDTGEREVLGFDIGTSEDGSFWLTFIRSLVARGLRGVQLAISDAHEGLRSAIGSALTGATWQRCRVHTMRNILSQVPRASQAMVSSIVRTIFAQPTQEAAKQQLSVVVEQLQEKFPKAMNVLERAEEDVLAYMAFAKEHWKQICSTNPLERLNRELRRRFDVVGIFPNRESVVRLGGAILQEQSDEWVVARRYFSRESMAKLTGNDEQQLLAPTSVLHK; translated from the coding sequence ATGGCTTCTACAGACAAGATCGCACTTTTGGAGCTCATTCGCAAGATCGGATTAGAAGATGGTGATGTGGATTTCTTGAAGGAGGGGCTAAGAGTCCTCACCCAGGCTGTGATGGAAGCGGAGGTGAGTTCCCTCATTGGCGCTGAACGGTATGAGCGTAGTGAGAAGCGCAGCAATAGCCGCAATGGACACAGAGACCGGGAATGGGATACCCGTGTTGGAACGATTGACCTGCAAATCCCAAAGCTTCGTAAGGGGAGCTACTTTCCGAGTATGCTAGAGCCTCGGCGCAAGGCTGAGAAGGCACTGCTTTCCGTTGTCCAAGAGGCATACGTACATGGCGTGAGCACCCGTAAGGTGGATGAATTAGTTGAATCCATGGGCATTCAGGGGCTCAGCAAGAGCGAAGTCTCTCGAATCTGCAAAGAGCTCGACGACGTAGTCCAGGACTTCAAGAACCGCCCATTGGAGGGGATGTATCCGTATCTGTGGATAGATGCAACCTTCCCGAAAGTACGAGAAGGCGGACGGGTACAGAGTATGGCGTTTGTCATTGCCATTGGCGTGAGAGACACTGGTGAGCGTGAAGTGCTGGGATTTGACATTGGCACAAGCGAAGACGGCTCATTTTGGCTCACGTTCATCCGCAGCCTGGTCGCACGTGGACTGCGAGGCGTGCAGTTGGCGATTAGCGATGCACATGAGGGACTTCGCAGTGCGATTGGATCTGCGTTGACCGGAGCCACGTGGCAGCGCTGCCGCGTCCACACAATGCGCAATATTCTTAGCCAGGTGCCCAGAGCGTCACAGGCGATGGTTTCATCCATTGTCCGAACGATCTTTGCTCAACCGACGCAGGAAGCTGCCAAGCAGCAACTGTCTGTCGTTGTGGAGCAACTCCAAGAGAAGTTCCCGAAGGCGATGAACGTGTTGGAGCGTGCGGAGGAAGACGTGCTAGCGTACATGGCATTCGCGAAGGAACACTGGAAGCAGATTTGCTCGACAAATCCACTGGAGCGTTTGAATCGCGAACTCAGGCGGCGCTTTGATGTGGTTGGCATATTCCCGAATCGGGAGTCCGTGGTTCGTCTTGGCGGTGCAATTCTTCAAGAGCAAAGCGATGAATGGGTTGTTGCAAGGCGGTATTTCAGCCGAGAGTCTATGGCTAAACTAACCGGCAACGACGAACAACAATTGCTGGCGCCAACGTCAGTTTTGCATAAATAG
- a CDS encoding transposase, whose translation MLRRKFSQQFREQVVKECLETGNVSIVARKHNILSNVVNRWVRQY comes from the coding sequence GTGTTAAGACGTAAATTTTCTCAGCAGTTTAGGGAGCAGGTTGTGAAAGAGTGTTTAGAAACCGGAAACGTATCGATTGTGGCACGCAAGCATAATATTCTTTCGAATGTGGTCAATCGTTGGGTGCGCCAGTATTAG
- the tnpC gene encoding IS66 family transposase — protein MAKPKSSTTEQVESLQQENTILKQQNDELKSKVEWLEEKLRKATHQRFAASSERTKTDSVQTLLFNEAEVESEPTLEEPTMETITYKRKKKRPGQRDELLKDLPVERMEYRLPEEEQVCSCCGGAMHEMSSETRTEIKIIPAQMKVVEHVQYIYACRHCEKHETETPVVKASMPRPAFPGSLASASAVAYIMSKKYVEGMPLYRQEQQFERQGFPLSRQTMANWVLAGATTWLSKIYDRMHQELLQRKYLHADETTLQVLHESGRTADTKSYMWLYRSGRDGPPIVLYDYQETRSREHPTRFLQGFHGYIHVDGYVGYEDIPDVTLSGCWSHARRKFDEAIKALPASKRNTPVAAREGLEYCNRLFKIERGLKDMTPEKRYEQRLEQSRPVLDAFLPWLEFQKENILPKSALGEAVNYCLRQWGKLTVFLEDGHLEIDNNRGERSIKPFVIGRKNFLFSNTPRGARASAITYSIVETAKENGLDPFQYLCYLFEQLPNVPDDESDSLAALLPWAGNLPDEVRHSRRKTP, from the coding sequence ATGGCGAAACCAAAGAGTTCCACCACCGAACAGGTTGAATCCTTGCAGCAAGAAAACACCATACTTAAGCAGCAAAATGACGAACTCAAGTCTAAGGTAGAGTGGCTTGAGGAGAAATTGCGCAAAGCAACTCACCAACGTTTTGCTGCGTCTAGTGAACGGACCAAGACCGACTCCGTACAGACGCTGTTGTTTAACGAAGCCGAAGTCGAGTCTGAACCTACGCTTGAAGAGCCCACCATGGAAACCATCACCTACAAGCGAAAAAAGAAACGTCCGGGTCAGCGTGATGAACTCCTAAAGGACCTGCCCGTGGAGCGAATGGAGTATCGCTTACCCGAAGAGGAGCAGGTGTGTTCCTGCTGTGGTGGCGCCATGCATGAAATGAGTTCTGAAACGCGAACTGAGATAAAAATCATTCCGGCTCAGATGAAGGTCGTGGAGCATGTTCAATATATCTACGCCTGTCGTCATTGTGAGAAGCATGAAACTGAAACCCCTGTTGTGAAAGCTTCCATGCCACGTCCGGCATTTCCGGGGAGCTTAGCTTCTGCCTCAGCAGTGGCTTACATCATGAGTAAGAAATACGTCGAGGGGATGCCACTCTATCGGCAGGAGCAACAGTTTGAGCGACAGGGCTTTCCGTTATCACGACAAACCATGGCCAATTGGGTCCTAGCCGGTGCAACGACATGGTTGAGTAAAATATACGACCGGATGCACCAGGAACTCTTACAACGGAAGTACTTACACGCAGACGAGACAACGCTGCAGGTACTTCACGAATCCGGCAGAACCGCAGATACGAAGTCCTACATGTGGCTCTACCGCAGTGGACGGGACGGTCCACCCATTGTTTTGTACGACTACCAAGAGACGCGCAGTCGGGAGCATCCAACAAGGTTCCTCCAAGGATTTCACGGATACATCCATGTGGATGGCTACGTAGGGTACGAGGACATTCCGGATGTGACCCTGTCAGGGTGCTGGAGTCATGCCCGAAGGAAATTCGACGAGGCCATCAAGGCCTTACCCGCATCCAAACGGAACACGCCCGTGGCTGCAAGGGAAGGACTGGAATATTGCAATCGTCTCTTCAAAATTGAGCGTGGGTTAAAAGACATGACTCCCGAGAAGCGGTACGAACAGCGCCTCGAGCAAAGTCGTCCAGTCCTGGATGCTTTTTTGCCATGGCTTGAATTCCAGAAGGAAAACATACTCCCAAAGAGTGCCTTGGGAGAGGCAGTGAATTATTGCCTACGCCAATGGGGTAAGCTCACCGTGTTCCTTGAGGATGGCCATCTGGAGATCGATAACAACCGCGGTGAACGTTCCATTAAGCCATTTGTGATCGGGAGAAAGAACTTCCTGTTCAGCAATACGCCGCGCGGAGCTAGAGCGAGCGCCATCACATACAGTATCGTGGAAACTGCAAAAGAGAATGGACTCGACCCGTTTCAATATCTGTGCTATCTGTTCGAGCAACTACCAAACGTCCCCGACGATGAATCTGACTCGTTGGCCGCGCTGCTGCCTTGGGCTGGGAACTTACCGGACGAAGTGCGACATTCAAGGAGAAAGACTCCATAA